The following proteins come from a genomic window of Fibrobacterota bacterium:
- a CDS encoding response regulator transcription factor, protein MRFRAVLVEDEESSRNRLRRLLEEFHEDLEIVGEAADGPAAMAIIKSARPDLLFLDIGLPGMDGFEVLEKLERQPVVIFTTTHNNRALEAFKTMAVDYLLKPIDADALKGSIEKLRALGFNQGQFSRAIQELMGALGGQYISRITCKIGDKLAIVKTAEIIYFHSENKYTSIHTSSREFLEDTPLVELEKKLNPKDFVRIHRSTIVNISWIAEIQKLYDGKMKVVMKDGKATQLFASRLFADNLRNL, encoded by the coding sequence ATGAGATTTCGTGCCGTTCTGGTCGAGGATGAGGAATCCTCGCGAAACCGTCTGCGCCGCCTTCTGGAAGAATTCCACGAAGACTTGGAGATCGTTGGCGAAGCCGCTGACGGGCCGGCGGCGATGGCCATAATTAAATCGGCAAGACCGGATTTGCTGTTTCTGGACATCGGCCTTCCGGGAATGGACGGGTTTGAAGTGCTGGAAAAGCTTGAACGCCAGCCCGTTGTTATTTTCACCACGACGCACAATAATCGCGCACTTGAGGCATTCAAGACCATGGCGGTGGATTACCTGCTGAAGCCCATAGACGCTGACGCGCTCAAGGGCTCCATTGAGAAACTTAGGGCGCTCGGTTTCAACCAGGGACAGTTTTCCCGGGCTATCCAAGAATTAATGGGTGCCCTGGGGGGCCAATACATTAGTCGAATCACATGCAAGATCGGCGACAAACTCGCCATCGTGAAGACGGCGGAAATCATTTACTTCCATTCCGAGAACAAATACACATCCATCCATACCAGCAGCCGGGAATTCCTGGAAGATACACCGCTCGTGGAATTGGAAAAAAAACTCAACCCCAAGGACTTCGTGCGCATCCACCGCTCCACCATCGTCAACATCTCCTGGATCGCCGAAATTCAGAAGCTCTACGATGGGAAGATGAAAGTGGTAATGAAAGACGGGAAGGCCACCCAGCTCTTTGCCAGTCGCCTCTTTGCCGATAATCTCCGCAATCTTTGA
- a CDS encoding AAA family ATPase, which produces MAFEPQIKNPVVLFEDFEGITVAEAMLSEKPDLSYFLQFASSIAAVLARIHAAGVAHSGINPLSILVSPDYRQVRLTDFCHSFSRSETTEIKASLIPEEHIAYISPEQTGRMGRAMDHRTDIYSLGVVFYEILAGEAPFRGKDEAEMIAMHLALQPIPLHEKNPTIPPVLSDIVMKMIAKSADMRYQNAKSLRTDLEVCLRHWGESGALRDFAIGKLDGEERLFNPKNLYGREREREILAQAFQRVQAGKKELILVSGFSGSGKTSLLLDWKSRLPRPGSYFAGGKCDQSGQGRPYGVVADAFTGLVRLLLMEDASKLAKWKSAFALVLGNSARVIADLVPELNRLLGPSAELQTMGPSEAVNRLHYLFGELVGVFNRMGFTLVLFLDDLQWSDPASVDLLKSLLTGPAVGHFLVIAAHRKSEMKAEHPFWPALLQIREAGVPVTEIEVNPLPFRPVNQLVADMLECDADQSAGLSQIVLQKTHGNPFFVIEFLKMLHAKSFLRVAANHPLPNPETWAGVGRWSWSPLAIRNLRNTQNVIDLMSDRIKGLSPEAQRVLTCAACLGNRFSREALAIAHAQGDVARIASSLGESVGEEMLVEDGDFYSFQHDRIQQAAYSLIPPGEAAAVHLEIGRNLLKHLGVDVPEASIFEVAKHLNYGMRLVTSEEERLEFAQANLMAARKAKNATAYADALEYFNYGLGYLPTDAWPTHFRLAHALHMGRAECEYLNMEFNAAEVHFEDLLTRSSGSLDKVRVLETRMRMQEHLLRHEETVKVGLAGLALLGKPLPAKPGIVVMLAEVARVGVMTALRNLETLGERESRWTPEATSAMGILTCLWSTSFLMADVTLNGMVVMRMLRMSLSLGNSERSPIAYICYGVFLSSVLRLPGPGHKYAELAMDLTERHTNPSIRGKVLFIYACFFSCRRFPLDITLTYLEEGFRNCMEAGDLIYAGYCRDVVIYVMTLNGSSLDEIQAEAEKLLTFGKTIEKRKSLEIVNVVGRWVRMLQGPVSSCMERLDSGLSFATGLTVPMERGFFLLLELQSFVLFHRHHEALDASLRLAGNPIIDPSGGFWPLFCCYRSLALVTSLPYAAPSARRDMRRKIAADERLLRKFHLDCPEGYGHMHNLLKAEIARIDCKAARAEEAYARSIDMARDNGRIHFEALANELAGRFYKAGGRRAAASEHLNEAYHGYLRWGAAAKAMELKAAHPEITFGSGAASGGPALGWAKSAATAGESRIPMDAKAILKASQAISGEIVLSRLLKKLLKIIFEIAAAQRGFLILDRRGSLVVEAAGDIEKPEVEVLLSIPLMECRDLSHAIVNYVARTGKSLVLADAARDSMFGGDVYIAERKPKSILCMPLQNLGKMEGLLYLENNHISDAFTPARLEVLELLCGQVIISLSNAKYHTLQLDLVQAKINPHFLFNALSSIAELILTDARTAEKAIVKLSNLYRYILMSSENQLVNLEQEMEVVKTYLSLEKMRFGTRLDFSVTTDGDVSRVRLPGLLIQPLVENSIRHGIFHKMGKGMVRVHADIGPEECRLVVEDDGEGVQKPSTGTGFGLKSVQDRLNYVYGDAYSMGISRSPGYRVEICIPILEAK; this is translated from the coding sequence GTGGCCTTCGAGCCGCAGATAAAGAACCCCGTGGTGCTCTTTGAAGATTTCGAAGGCATTACGGTGGCGGAGGCCATGCTCTCGGAGAAGCCAGATTTATCGTATTTCCTGCAATTCGCGTCTAGCATCGCAGCGGTACTGGCCAGGATCCACGCCGCTGGCGTCGCCCATTCCGGCATCAACCCATTAAGCATTCTGGTGTCTCCGGACTATCGCCAGGTGCGGCTCACGGATTTCTGCCACTCGTTTTCTCGTTCGGAAACCACAGAGATCAAGGCCAGTCTCATCCCTGAGGAACATATCGCTTATATCTCACCGGAGCAAACCGGGCGGATGGGTCGAGCGATGGACCATCGCACGGATATCTATTCGTTGGGCGTCGTGTTCTATGAAATCCTAGCTGGCGAAGCGCCGTTTCGCGGCAAGGACGAGGCAGAAATGATTGCAATGCACTTGGCCTTGCAACCCATTCCATTGCATGAAAAAAATCCCACAATACCCCCGGTGCTTTCCGACATTGTGATGAAAATGATTGCCAAGTCCGCGGACATGCGCTACCAAAACGCGAAGTCGTTGCGGACGGATCTGGAAGTATGCTTGCGTCATTGGGGGGAGTCGGGGGCGCTCCGCGATTTCGCCATTGGAAAGCTGGATGGGGAGGAACGCCTTTTCAATCCCAAGAATTTGTATGGGCGCGAACGGGAGCGGGAAATCTTGGCGCAAGCCTTTCAACGTGTCCAGGCTGGCAAAAAGGAATTGATTCTAGTTTCCGGTTTTTCCGGATCGGGAAAAACCTCACTCCTGCTGGACTGGAAATCGCGGTTGCCGAGGCCGGGATCCTATTTCGCGGGAGGCAAATGCGATCAATCCGGCCAGGGCCGGCCTTACGGCGTGGTCGCTGACGCTTTCACGGGACTGGTGAGGCTGCTGCTGATGGAAGACGCCAGCAAGCTTGCCAAGTGGAAATCCGCCTTTGCCCTCGTTCTCGGGAATTCAGCACGAGTGATTGCCGACCTCGTTCCTGAGCTGAATCGGTTGCTGGGCCCCTCTGCTGAACTTCAAACCATGGGGCCTAGCGAAGCCGTGAACAGGCTCCATTATCTTTTCGGGGAATTGGTTGGCGTTTTTAATCGGATGGGATTCACTCTGGTCTTGTTTCTTGACGATTTGCAATGGTCGGATCCCGCCTCGGTCGATCTTCTCAAGTCGCTGCTAACCGGTCCGGCCGTGGGGCACTTCCTGGTTATCGCCGCCCATCGCAAATCCGAGATGAAGGCGGAACACCCGTTCTGGCCCGCATTGCTGCAAATCAGGGAGGCTGGAGTCCCAGTTACGGAAATCGAGGTCAATCCCCTGCCCTTCCGCCCGGTCAACCAACTAGTCGCAGACATGTTGGAATGCGACGCTGATCAGTCCGCGGGCCTTTCCCAGATTGTCCTCCAGAAGACGCACGGAAATCCTTTTTTCGTGATCGAGTTCCTGAAAATGCTGCACGCGAAATCGTTTCTCCGCGTCGCAGCTAATCATCCGCTTCCGAATCCAGAAACTTGGGCGGGAGTCGGACGGTGGTCATGGAGTCCTCTGGCGATCCGCAACTTGCGGAACACGCAAAACGTCATCGACCTGATGTCCGACAGAATCAAGGGGCTTTCTCCGGAAGCCCAGCGGGTATTGACATGCGCCGCGTGCCTGGGAAACCGCTTCAGCCGCGAGGCTCTCGCCATCGCACATGCGCAAGGGGATGTTGCGCGGATCGCCTCTTCCCTGGGAGAATCTGTTGGCGAGGAGATGCTGGTGGAAGATGGGGATTTCTATTCCTTCCAGCACGATCGAATCCAGCAAGCGGCTTATTCGTTAATACCCCCTGGGGAAGCGGCGGCGGTCCATCTTGAGATTGGCCGAAACCTACTGAAGCACCTCGGGGTGGACGTTCCGGAGGCGTCGATTTTCGAAGTGGCGAAGCATCTCAATTACGGAATGCGTCTAGTCACATCAGAGGAGGAAAGACTGGAGTTTGCCCAGGCCAACCTGATGGCGGCACGCAAGGCCAAAAATGCCACGGCTTACGCCGACGCCCTAGAATATTTCAACTATGGCCTAGGATACCTGCCGACGGATGCGTGGCCCACCCATTTCCGGCTAGCGCATGCGCTGCACATGGGGCGGGCGGAATGCGAATACCTGAACATGGAATTCAATGCGGCTGAAGTGCATTTCGAGGATTTACTGACTCGATCCAGCGGCTCCCTGGACAAGGTGAGGGTCCTGGAGACGCGGATGCGGATGCAGGAGCATTTGCTCCGGCATGAGGAGACCGTGAAGGTTGGCTTGGCCGGTCTGGCCTTGCTGGGAAAACCCTTGCCAGCAAAGCCGGGGATCGTGGTCATGCTCGCGGAAGTGGCCCGCGTGGGAGTCATGACTGCGCTCCGCAATTTGGAAACCCTTGGAGAAAGGGAAAGCCGCTGGACTCCCGAGGCCACTTCGGCGATGGGCATCCTCACCTGCCTCTGGTCCACTTCTTTCCTGATGGCGGACGTTACGCTGAACGGGATGGTGGTGATGAGGATGCTGCGGATGAGCCTTTCCTTGGGCAACTCCGAACGCTCTCCCATCGCCTACATCTGCTACGGCGTTTTTCTCAGTTCCGTGTTGCGGCTGCCCGGCCCGGGACATAAATATGCCGAGCTGGCGATGGATCTCACGGAGCGCCATACCAACCCGTCCATCCGTGGCAAGGTACTTTTCATCTATGCCTGCTTTTTCAGCTGCCGCCGATTCCCTCTCGATATCACCCTCACATACCTGGAGGAGGGTTTCCGAAACTGCATGGAGGCCGGCGATCTGATTTACGCCGGTTATTGCCGCGACGTAGTTATTTACGTCATGACGCTGAACGGCTCGTCCCTGGATGAGATCCAGGCGGAAGCAGAAAAGCTCCTCACCTTCGGCAAGACCATCGAGAAACGCAAGAGCCTTGAAATCGTCAATGTAGTAGGGCGATGGGTTAGGATGTTGCAGGGGCCGGTTTCCAGCTGCATGGAGCGATTGGATTCCGGCCTCTCTTTCGCGACTGGACTTACGGTGCCGATGGAGCGGGGTTTCTTCCTACTGCTCGAGCTCCAGTCATTCGTCCTTTTCCATCGCCACCACGAGGCTCTTGACGCTTCCTTACGGTTGGCCGGAAATCCTATCATCGATCCCTCCGGCGGATTCTGGCCGCTTTTCTGCTGCTACCGTTCCCTGGCACTAGTGACTTCGCTGCCCTACGCGGCTCCTTCCGCCAGAAGGGACATGCGGCGCAAAATCGCCGCCGACGAGCGCCTTCTGCGAAAATTCCATTTGGACTGCCCGGAAGGTTATGGCCACATGCACAACCTCCTAAAGGCGGAAATCGCGCGGATAGATTGTAAAGCCGCGAGAGCCGAGGAGGCCTACGCCCGGTCCATCGACATGGCGCGCGACAACGGTCGCATCCATTTCGAAGCACTCGCCAATGAGCTGGCCGGCCGCTTCTACAAGGCCGGTGGGAGGCGCGCCGCTGCCTCCGAACACCTGAATGAAGCCTATCATGGCTATCTACGATGGGGCGCCGCCGCCAAGGCCATGGAACTCAAGGCGGCCCACCCCGAAATCACCTTTGGATCAGGCGCCGCCTCGGGCGGCCCGGCGCTGGGTTGGGCGAAATCAGCCGCGACGGCGGGGGAATCCCGCATACCCATGGACGCAAAAGCGATCCTGAAGGCGTCTCAAGCGATTTCCGGGGAAATCGTCCTAAGTCGGTTGCTGAAAAAGCTTCTGAAAATCATCTTCGAGATCGCAGCGGCGCAGCGGGGGTTTCTCATCCTGGACCGGAGAGGTTCCCTGGTGGTCGAAGCTGCCGGCGACATTGAAAAACCGGAGGTCGAGGTCCTGCTATCCATTCCCTTGATGGAATGCCGCGACCTTTCTCATGCAATCGTAAACTACGTGGCCCGCACCGGGAAAAGCCTGGTCCTGGCGGATGCCGCCCGCGACAGTATGTTCGGCGGGGATGTCTATATCGCAGAACGCAAGCCCAAGTCGATCCTCTGCATGCCGCTCCAGAACCTGGGAAAAATGGAGGGCCTGCTTTACCTGGAAAACAATCATATCAGCGACGCATTTACTCCGGCGCGGCTTGAGGTTTTGGAATTGCTGTGCGGGCAGGTGATTATTTCACTGTCGAACGCCAAGTATCATACCCTACAACTCGACCTAGTCCAGGCGAAGATTAATCCTCATTTCTTGTTTAACGCGCTCAGCTCGATCGCCGAACTCATCTTAACCGACGCCAGGACGGCCGAAAAGGCCATTGTGAAGTTGTCGAACCTGTATCGTTACATCCTCATGTCATCGGAAAACCAGCTGGTGAACCTGGAACAGGAGATGGAGGTGGTGAAGACCTACCTCTCGCTCGAGAAGATGCGATTTGGTACTAGGCTTGATTTCAGTGTGACAACGGATGGCGATGTCAGCCGCGTTCGGCTGCCCGGGCTGTTAATCCAACCTCTGGTAGAAAACAGTATCCGTCACGGAATTTTCCACAAGATGGGAAAAGGTATGGTCCGGGTGCATGCGGATATCGGCCCCGAGGAGTGCCGCCTCGTTGTGGAGGACGACGGGGAGGGGGTGCAGAAACCTTCCACCGGCACCGGTTTTGGGCTGAAAAGCGTGCAGGACCGACTTAATTACGTTTACGGGGATGCGTATTCCATGGGCATAAGCCGTTCGCCGGGGTACCGCGTGGAAATCTGTATCCCCATCCTGGAGGCGAAATGA
- a CDS encoding decarboxylase: MRGTENFEALFLGPQGENASKLMELTALAIKEVADNRLKFGSEPHGQRQENDPSNLSNPDGSKEVSLGYKVTGDRLTSELALLMAYLKKSVPAFSPRYQAHMGWDLLLPGLAGNFAAMLYNSNNVAFEGSPATTILEMLVGFDLCRMLGLNARRKKMPWLNTGEEEETIMPWGHLTGGGSISNIEALWGARNLKLLPLAIKITLDGLEASGAQGIQAARDIPVTWKDTTWRFGSLGVWELLNLEMDEALALPAKISGLLDAGPLQAAERFNNALNSNSMKMKSLQFFDRYCTKQASDVTFEPKIFLPGTKHYSFEKAAGLLGLGQESIVTIPVAYPLARMDVAKLEEGLRNCLDKKMPVLAVVAVVGSTEEGVVDPLRNILDLRKALRKEGLDFSVHVDAAWGGYHASLLRQPFEMDWAFPVAPVDPPLGGCAPQRRASQSAPVIGLGAESTRHYLALAEADSVTVDPHKQGHIPYPAGAICYRNSAIRDLVKFSAPVLGPIIPQGIAQVSVKTDELVGVFGVEGSKPGSGAAAVFLAHRMLRPDITGFGRLIGMEMYQSKLVFAQLVVMGTLNPDVRIVPLGAPASLELCGTILALDGSQPNVDLLAKMAEIGPDLNVLCYLFNFKHDGAFNQDPDLLFYFNQAIYGRLNLRPGKYETCNLILSRTLLSTDSYGNDFILSLLRELGFQTPVPPPFLMALRSTEANPWLTNDVNGNLYLSRFRTYIMDAVDEALKEVKRMQTALSDIRKGLKEQGSWLAGAPLASMLSKVGILDVELLSRNDAKNLESGIFRLIAVSTQADSNDALPREALDHFNDMPV, from the coding sequence ATGCGCGGCACGGAAAATTTCGAAGCTCTTTTTCTCGGTCCTCAAGGCGAGAATGCCTCGAAGTTGATGGAACTGACGGCCCTGGCCATCAAGGAGGTCGCCGACAATCGCCTTAAGTTCGGCTCAGAGCCGCATGGCCAACGCCAGGAGAATGATCCTAGCAACTTATCCAATCCGGATGGATCAAAGGAAGTGTCTTTGGGATACAAAGTCACCGGTGATAGGTTGACATCCGAGCTGGCTTTGCTAATGGCGTACCTCAAAAAATCGGTTCCCGCTTTCAGCCCGCGCTACCAGGCGCACATGGGGTGGGATTTGCTGCTGCCTGGCCTGGCTGGAAATTTCGCCGCCATGCTCTACAACTCCAACAACGTGGCTTTCGAAGGTTCACCGGCCACCACCATCCTGGAAATGCTTGTCGGATTCGATTTGTGCCGAATGCTCGGCCTGAACGCGCGTCGCAAGAAAATGCCTTGGCTCAACACCGGGGAAGAGGAAGAAACCATCATGCCCTGGGGGCACCTGACCGGTGGCGGATCTATCTCGAATATCGAAGCCCTGTGGGGGGCACGCAACCTGAAGCTCCTTCCCCTGGCGATCAAAATCACTTTGGATGGGCTGGAGGCCTCGGGCGCGCAAGGCATCCAGGCCGCCCGTGACATCCCGGTTACCTGGAAAGACACCACCTGGAGATTTGGATCGCTGGGCGTATGGGAATTGTTGAATCTGGAAATGGACGAAGCCCTGGCCCTGCCAGCGAAAATATCGGGCTTATTGGACGCAGGTCCTCTTCAGGCCGCGGAACGCTTTAACAACGCGCTTAATTCGAACTCGATGAAAATGAAGTCGCTCCAGTTTTTCGACCGCTATTGCACGAAGCAAGCGTCAGATGTGACGTTCGAGCCCAAGATTTTTTTGCCTGGAACCAAACACTATTCCTTTGAAAAGGCTGCGGGCTTGCTCGGCCTTGGCCAGGAAAGCATCGTGACGATTCCCGTGGCCTATCCGCTGGCCCGCATGGACGTAGCCAAATTGGAGGAAGGACTGCGGAACTGCCTCGATAAAAAGATGCCGGTGTTGGCCGTGGTGGCCGTGGTAGGAAGCACCGAAGAAGGCGTGGTGGATCCGCTTCGGAACATCCTTGACCTCCGCAAAGCCCTGCGGAAAGAAGGTTTGGATTTTTCGGTGCACGTCGATGCCGCCTGGGGCGGATATCACGCCAGTCTGTTGCGTCAGCCTTTCGAAATGGATTGGGCATTCCCCGTGGCGCCGGTGGATCCACCGCTAGGCGGATGCGCTCCCCAGCGACGCGCTTCACAATCGGCCCCGGTCATCGGCCTGGGGGCGGAGTCCACCAGACATTATCTTGCCCTCGCGGAGGCCGATTCCGTCACGGTCGATCCCCATAAGCAGGGGCATATTCCTTATCCGGCGGGAGCAATCTGTTACCGCAATTCCGCCATCCGCGACCTCGTCAAATTCAGCGCCCCGGTGTTGGGCCCGATCATCCCCCAGGGTATCGCGCAGGTTTCGGTGAAAACCGACGAGCTGGTGGGCGTATTCGGAGTCGAGGGTTCGAAACCCGGATCGGGAGCGGCCGCTGTCTTCCTCGCCCATCGTATGCTCCGGCCCGACATTACCGGGTTTGGCCGCCTCATCGGCATGGAGATGTATCAGAGCAAGCTGGTATTCGCCCAACTTGTGGTCATGGGCACCCTCAATCCTGATGTGCGTATCGTTCCACTAGGCGCGCCTGCGAGCCTGGAATTGTGCGGCACAATCTTGGCGCTTGACGGCAGTCAACCGAACGTCGACCTGTTGGCAAAGATGGCGGAGATCGGTCCTGACTTGAACGTGCTTTGCTATCTCTTCAATTTTAAGCACGATGGCGCCTTCAACCAGGATCCCGATTTGCTTTTCTATTTCAATCAGGCGATTTACGGCCGTTTGAATTTACGGCCGGGAAAATACGAAACCTGCAATCTCATCCTCAGCCGCACCCTTCTGAGCACCGATAGCTATGGCAACGATTTCATTCTGTCTCTGCTCAGGGAGTTGGGGTTTCAAACGCCGGTGCCGCCGCCATTCTTGATGGCGCTGCGATCGACCGAAGCGAACCCCTGGCTTACGAATGACGTGAATGGGAATCTTTATCTCTCGCGTTTCCGGACTTACATCATGGATGCGGTCGACGAGGCCCTAAAGGAGGTAAAAAGAATGCAGACGGCGCTTTCCGATATCCGTAAGGGATTGAAAGAGCAAGGTTCCTGGCTGGCTGGCGCTCCCCTGGCCTCAATGCTTTCCAAGGTGGGGATTCTCGACGTGGAATTACTGAGCCGGAACGATGCGAAAAACCTCGAGAGCGGTATTTTCCGCCTAATAGCGGTATCCACCCAGGCCGACAGCAACGATGCGCTTCCGCGCGAGGCCTTGGATCATTTCAACGACATGCCGGTCTGA